DNA sequence from the Anguilla anguilla isolate fAngAng1 chromosome 4, fAngAng1.pri, whole genome shotgun sequence genome:
CAATTTCCTGTGCCCGCGTGGTCTGTCGAGCTGCTTCCGAGAACcgaaaggcaaaaaaataaaaaatgggtcaGCATGGGTCAATTTTCCATTcatacagacaggaagagatgcTAGTTCAACTCAGCAATGCTCTCCTTTCGCAGTTAGCCAGAAAGCGATGCACGcgaaaacaacattttgaatgaaaaattacaGAGGTTCACAGAGCGTTCTGAAATGTGCCTCTATTTACCGCAACATTACGCAGTGTACTGTTGAACAGTGCAGTAAATAcagagacatttaaaaatgatgttaTAAATGTTGTGAATCACTGAAATTGTAAATACAGAAAAGCACGGCTTTTATATGCTACTTTCTGAcatgtgtattgtgtatagGCTATTCTGTGCCCTCCAAGGTTAGTCACACCCCTTACAAATATGAGCAAAGAGTAATTTATAAAGTGAACAATATAGGTCATGCTTGATACTGCTTGCTCTAAAAACTTGGAAAATAATAGTTTATTATACTTACACAAAAATGGACTAAGAAATGgttaactgaccacaaaattattgttttgtaatggctgtctctgtctccagacttgcagccaatcaaaatatcaatatacatatatataatttttaaaaacttattttaaatatttgacacccacatatattttcattcaaatattttgtttcacaACTGTGCGCTTGTCTGTTGACCAGTTTATTTCACAAGATCTGACCAAGATTTCACTTGTGTGAAGTTGTGACACCATCAAGTCTgaaagtgtgagtgaatgagtgagtgagatgtATGGGTGAGCATTAGTAAGCCATAGTCCATACTATGttaattcaaaacaaacatttacattttaaagggaGGTGTTCTTTTTAACTGTAGCATGTTGTACAACCAGTAAGAACGGGAAGCTATTCTTCCCACTTTCACTCATAGTTCGGCTGAGAAACAGCAATGTGGCTTGTGAACTAAGCTCTGTAGGTGGGGAGAGGAAGTAGCGAGCAGTTAGCAAGGGAGAAACAAAAAGAATGGTAGCCATAGAACATTAAACAGAACACTCTGTTTAGAATGTTCTATTGCCTTAAATATTCTATTGGCATCGTGTGAGTACAGGTTTACATTAAATGAGGTTAACTGATCACTGTTAGACAGGATGCAGGGACAataaagagggggaggaggagaagaagaacaacaaattTCAAACCCTCAGTGCTGCATAAGTACCATGCTCTACTATGGTGTAACTTGGTGGATGCACATATTACCACCCCAATAGCACAGCAAATGCAAACCTCTTCTCAACAGATTGTAACTATGTACAATAGGGATATAAATGCTGAGGAGTCAGATGTCAGGGTCATTTTTATCAGGATGatatgtacaatgtacaaaGAAGAAAGTctgcaaatatgtaaaattgATAACTGAGTTTACGGCGTCTTCtgtattacaaaatatatattccaaAAACAGAACCGTGTTTGTATAATATACAGTGCTTTACAAAAGTATAGTAATGGCAGACtgaaatttcttatttttgcaatacagtgccatgaaaaagtatttgcccccttcctgatgtCCTCTATTAtctcatatttgtcacactgaatagtcTCAGATCTTtggacaaaaatgtaatattagacaaagggaaactgagtaaacacgaaacacatttgtaaaattattattttatggtatgataattagattcagctgattgaacacgaCCAAGCATCATGCAGCCCACCCCCATTGAaactaaacctcactcatactgAACTTTGCCATCAGATcaaagtagtcaccacaaagtttctagaAACACACTATGCCACTATCAAAGGAAATACCAGAAGAccaaatatatcagtctggaaagggttacaaagccattgcTGAGGCTCAGGGACTCTGTTATCTTAAAattggagaacacttggaacagcagcaagacaatgatccaaaatacaaaagcaagtccacatctgcaTGGCTGAGTAGCATATTATTTACGCATATTGTTCAAAGAAACTGAAGAATTAAGGAACTCTTAAGGTTTAAGTACTTGAGCATGTATTCAACTGTGATTGCTTTGTGCATaaggttttttaaatcatgtaactgaaaattttaacaacaaattatatatatatacacactcactggccacttcattaggtgacaggagtggccgagtgtttatttgagttactgttgcctttctgtcagctcaaaccagtcaggccattctcctctgacctctgccatcaacaaggcattttcgcccagagaactgatgctcactggatattttctcttttttggaccattctctgtaaaccctagagacggttgtgcgtgaaaatcccagtagatcagcagtttctgaaatacccAAACCAGCcagtctggcaccaacaaccatgccaagttcaaagtcacttaaatcacctttcttccccattctgatgcttggtttgaacttcagaaGATCATCTTGACCACGTCCAcatgtttaaatgcattgagttgctgccacgtgaatggctgattagatatttgcgttaacgggtgcagttttcagttgaacaggtgtacctaatgaagtggccagtaagtgtatatatattctCTTGAAGGAATTCACTGCTGGAATAACAGTACAATACAATTATATGTATTGTATTATCTCTATTGTATTAGAGATTGTTCTGCTGTGCATTGGAGCATTTAACTTGTTCAGTActtatgcaaaaaataaagtaaaaataacttACATTATGATGCTATTGAAATGCACTGATGTTAAGACTGCCAGTTCAGGCTGAGAAAATATTGACAGTGCCTGGTCTGCTGAAACACCTTGTCTGTTTGTGGTCTAGGAGATTTCACAAGTTAGCTATTACTTCCTTTTTTGCAATGACTTTAGAAATCACTCCAATGTATTTAAATTCACTTGCATCCCGACATTGGACAATACAGCCTGACCATGACTTtcttactctgtgtgtgtgtggcactgtACATTGTGCAAAGTGGTAAGTCAGATACCTTTTCTAAAATGCTCAATTTATATGCGTTGAATTaccacagcactgcagtctGAATGCTGCAGATCAGAAAAAGCAGAAGAATCACTTATAACATTTTGGAAAAGCAGGTGACGACCAACCAGCCTGCAGTAGAGAAATGTACTTTTCAACTCTATATCAAATGGAATTTCATAAGACGGCAGTAGATaatgcagaatttattttttatgcaacGAAACAACTGTGAACACAAATACTGGCAAATAGTTATCAGTTGACTGaattcaatatttcaatattgttCGCCAAATCTTTCTGTGGAATCAGCTGTGAGTGGAGGTGTGTTTCTCCTTGTATCTCTATCCAACACTTACATTCCACtcgtatcattatcttgatgttgtagctcattGTCAttcctcctagtttgacttaccataactttctgacctagcctatgcttactgtgtgaaccagactggctatgaataactgtatgagtattgcaccttatcggacctgtgttttgtagttgttccaatgaccttcggtatgcacttactaTACCGTACGTCTGTTTtggtctgccaaataaatgcaatgtaatgttccCCTTGCCACTACCCCAAGGAGCTGAAGAGGACAGACTGGGTATCGTTGGGGGTACTGAAGCGAAGCCCCATTCCCGCCCTTACATGGTTTCTCTGCAGGAGGGCAAGCGACATCTATGTGGAGGAATTCTGGTCAGTGAAGATTTTGTGCTCACCGCTGCCCATTGTAATGGGTGAGTTCTCATTACATCGCCTCTAAAGCCAATGACCCAAGTGTTCCGCCAATAACagatcatgcacacacacacacacacacacactggacggggaaaaaataaattgctatATTTAAACGTGGATACGTAACACCAAGAAATACAGTTGTTAACATTTACATATGTGTtctgtgaacaaaaaaataacatctttttacacctttttttctgttaagaTGTTAGGCTAATGCACTTGAaaatcaaatgtaaaagttgtcATAAACTATCCGAGCCAGGGTTAGCTGGATAAACAGTTGAGTAGCCTATCATCACTTTTCAcctggctgtttttttctttcaggcaaaggaaagtaaagtaaaatgaacACCATCAATACCATCAAGATCATTCAGGAAGTCCTGCAAATGCAGCTAAATCCAACCactcttctttttgtttttttttttagtttcaggCGATACAGAATAGTCCTGGGTGCTCATTCACTACATTCACCAGAATCAACTCAACAGGTACTGGGGGTCAGCCGCTTCTACCCACACCCAAAATACAACAAGGAAAACAATGACCTCATGCTACTCAAGGTATGGAAACCCAAAGCAGATCCAAATGTTACATTTCGTGTGgtgaaattttatttcatttttttcttactgGAAGCAGTAATTAtgttgtgcatattttattctgATATAGGAAGCTATGCCACAGTGTCCTTGAGAACAGGCTATATTCACCATAGGGAATAGttccaaatgaaaataagataaaaacttgatttttaaagaataatcaggtaatatacatacaaatcttataaaactgactgacatgctggtcaccagtcggcaccctgagccgaccagaggaggatgggtttcccccttgagcctggttcctgccaaggtttcttcccatctgccacagagagtttttccttgccactgttgccttaggcttgctcctgtgggggtttaggccagggttgtctgtaaagcgtattgtgacaactgctgtaaaatacgctatacaaataaaatttgattttgatttgaaacAGCCTCTGGAGGCATAGCATCATCACAGAAGTGTCTCTGGAGTGTCTCTTGCTTTAGACTGGGAACCCTGAATGTCCCTATCCCGGCCATTGCAAAGTCGAATACAAAATGAGCACTGTAGAACCCTGTTAAgtgtgagccccccccccccccccccccccccatcgttTCTGTCAGTTGGACAGGAAGGTGAACCTGACGAGCTCCGTCCAGGCGATCCCTTTGCTGAAGCGGCGCCCGCCGTCGGGCAAGGTCTGCAGCACAGCAGGCTGGGGGGACGTGGGTGACAACAGCACCCTCCCCGACAAACTGCAAGAGGTGAACACCACCGTCCTGGGACAGCCCGACTGCGCTCAGCGGTGGAGAGGCGGAGTTCGGATTACCCAAAGCATGGTGTGTGCAACGGGCCAGAGGCAGTTTCAAGGCTTCTGTTCGGTATGTAACCAGCAGGCTAAAACGACGTTCCTTTCAAGACGCAAGATGTTCCTTT
Encoded proteins:
- the LOC118226608 gene encoding mast cell protease 1A-like; this translates as MTFLLCVCVALYIVQSGAEEDRLGIVGGTEAKPHSRPYMVSLQEGKRHLCGGILVSEDFVLTAAHCNGFRRYRIVLGAHSLHSPESTQQVLGVSRFYPHPKYNKENNDLMLLKLDRKVNLTSSVQAIPLLKRRPPSGKVCSTAGWGDVGDNSTLPDKLQEVNTTVLGQPDCAQRWRGGVRITQSMVCATGQRQFQGFCSGDSGGPLVCDGKAAGTVSFSGQRCGDNRTPDVYMLIPRYIKWIKSILKRG